One genomic window of Arachis hypogaea cultivar Tifrunner chromosome 8, arahy.Tifrunner.gnm2.J5K5, whole genome shotgun sequence includes the following:
- the LOC112708034 gene encoding ribonuclease TUDOR 1, which yields MASAAAGPGWFRGRVKAVPSGDCLVIVALSSSKPGRLPEKTLTLSSLIAPRLARRGGVDEPFAWESREFLRKLCIGKEVIFKVDYTVPSIGREFGSVMLGDKNVSLLVVSQGWAKVREQGQQKGEASPYLAELLQLEEQAKQEGLGRWSKVPGAAEASIRNLPPSALGGDDSKFNAMALLDAKKGVPMEAIVEQVRDGSTLRIYLLPEFQFVQVFVAGIQAPQMGRRAPSESVVESELTTDDTNGNGDAAGETRAPLTSAQRLAASASIETSADPFAHEAKFFTEMRVLNRDVRIVLEGVDKYKNLIGSVYYSDGDSAKDLALELVENGYAKYVEWSANMMEEEAKRKLKNAELQAKKSRLRCWTNYVPPVTNSKAIHDQNFTGKVVEVVSGDCIIVADDSIPYGSPLAERRVNLSSIRCPKMGNPRRDEKPAAYAREAKEFLRTRLIGKQVNVQMEYSRKIAPTDGSAPSGGADNRVMDFGSVFLLSNAKPGGGDDAPSSAPPTASQQTGVNVAELVVARGFGTVIRHRDFEERSNYYDVLLAAEARATSSKKGIHSNKDSPVMHITDLTTSSSKKARDFLPFLHKSRKIPAVVEYVLSGHRFKLLIPKETCSIAFSFSGVRCPGRGEPYSEEAIALMRRKIMQRDVEIEVETVDRTGTFLGSLWESRTNVALTLLEAGLAKLQTSFGGDRIPDFHLLEQAEQSAKKKKLKIWENYVEGEEVSNGATPVENKQQEVLKVIVTEVLGGGKFYVQTVGDQKIASIQQQLASLNLKDAPVVGAFNPKKGDIVLCHFLADDSWYRAMVVNTPRGPVESPKDKFEVFYIDYGNQEEVTFSQLRPLDPSVSSAPGLAQLCSLAYIKVPNLEEDFGQEAAEYLSELTLSSGKEFRAKVEDKDISGGKTKGQGTGSVLAVTLVAVDAEISVNAAMLEQGLGRIEKRSRWDKKDRQLALDNLEQFQSEAKTSRHGIWQYGDIQSDDEDSAPPPRKAGGRR from the exons ATGGCGTCAGCAGCAGCTGGACCGGGTTGGTTCAGGGGAAGGGTGAAAGCAGTTCCTTCGGGGGACTGTTTGGTCATTGTGGCCTTGTCAAGCTCTAAGCCTGGTCGCCTTCCTGAGAAGACTCTCACTTTATCATCTCTCATTGCTCCTAGACTG GCACGTAGAGGTGGTGTGGATGAGCCGTTTGCGTGGGAAAGTAGAGAGTTTCTGAGGAAGCTCTGCATTGGGAAG GAGGTGATCTTCAAAGTTGATTACACTGTGCCTTCAATAGGTAGAGAGTTTGGGAGTGTTATGCTTGGTGACAAGAATGTTTCACTGCTGGTTGTTTCTCAAGGATGGGCAAAG GTCAGAGAGCAGGGGCAACAGAAAGGAGAGGCGAGTCCCTACCTCGCAGAGCTGTTACAGTTGGAAGAACAAGCTAAACAAGAAGGTCTTGGTCGTTGGAGCAAG GTTCCTGGCGCTGCTGAGGCATCCATCAGAAATCTTCCACCTTCCGCCCTTGGAGGGGATGATAGTAAGTTCAATGCTATGGCTTTGTTAGATGCTAAAAAGGGAGTACCTATGGAAGCAATTGTTGAGCAGGTTCGTGATGGGAGTACCCTCAGGATATATTTGCTCCCAGAATTTCAGTTTGTACAAGTTTTTGTTGCTGGAATTCAG GCCCCACAAATGGGAAGGAGAGCTCCATCTGAAAGTGTTGTTGAATCAGAGTTGACAACTGATGACACTAATGGTAATGGAGATGCTGCAGGGGAAACTCGAGCCCCACTTACCTCTGCCCAAAGGCTTGCAGCTTCTGCATCCATTGAAACTTCTGCTGATCCTTTTGCACATGAAGCTAAATTTTTTACTGAGATGCGGGTGTTGAATCGAGAT GTTCGTATTGTCCTGGAAGGTGTCGATAAGTACAAAAATTTGATTGGGTCAGTGTATTATTCTGATGGTGATTCAGCAAAGGACCTGGCATTGGAGCTTGTGGAAAAT GGTTATGCCAAATATGTTGAGTGGAGTGCTAATATGATGGAAGAGGAGGCAAAGCGAAAGTTGAAGAATGCAGAGCTCCAGGCAAAGAAGAGCAGGTTAAGGTGTTGGACTAACTACGTTCCTCCCGTTACAAATTCAAAGGCAATTCATGACCAGAACTTTACTGGAAAG GTGGTGGAGGTTGTGAGTGGGGACTGCATCATTGTTGCTGATGATTCCATTCCATATGGTAGTCCTCTAGCTGAAAGGAGAGTTAACCTTTCAAGTATTAGGTGTCCAAAAATGGGCAATCCTCGTCGGGATGAAAAGCCAGCTGCCTATGCCCGCGAAGCAAAGGAGTTCTTGAGAACACGTCTCATTGGAAAACAA GTGAATGTTCAAATGGAGTATTCTAGAAAGATTGCTCCCACAGATGGATCTGCACCATCTGGGGGTGCTGATAACAGGGTGATGGATTTCGGATCAGTCTTCCTGTTGTCCAATGCAAAGcctggtggtggtgatgatgccCCTTCATCTGCTCCACCTACTGCAAGTCAACAAACGGGGGTGAATGTTGCTGAGTTGGTAGTTGCACGTGGCTTCGGAACTGTCATTAGACATCGCGATTTTGAAGAAAGATCAAATTACTATGATGTTCTTCTTGCTGCTGAAGCACGGGCCACTTCTTCAAAGAAAGGGATCCATTCTAACAAAGATTCTCCAGTGATGCATATAACTGATTTGACCACG TCGTCATCCAAGAAAGCCAGAGACTTCTTGCCTTTCCTACACAAAAGTAGAAAAATTCCTGCTGTTGTGGAATATGTACTCAGTGGACACCGATTCAAATTGTTGATTCCAAAAGAAACTTGTAGTATTGCGTTTTCATTCTCTGGTGTCAGATGTCCTGGACGTGGTGAGCCATATTCAGAAGAGGCAATTGCCTTGATGAGGCGGAAGATAATGCAGAGAGATGTTGAG ATTGAGGTCGAAACTGTTGATAGAACTGGAACATTCTTGGGGTCTTTATGGGAGTCCAGGACCAATGTGGCTTTGACGCTACTTGAAGCTGGACTAGCAAAACTTCAAACTTCATTTGGAGGTGACAGAATTCCTGATTTTCACCTTCTGGAGCAAGCTGAACAATCTGCTAAGAAGAAAAAGCTTAAA ATCTGGGAGAATTATGTTGAAGGGGAAGAAGTATCTAATGGTGCGACACCTGTTGAAAACAAACAACAGGAAGTGCTTAAG GTTATTGTCACAGAAGTCTTGGGTGGTGGCAAATTCTATGTACAAACTGTTGGAGATCAAAAGATAGCATCCATTCAGCAGCAGCTTGCATCTTTGAACCTTAAGGATGCTCCAGTGGTCGGTGCTTTCAATCCCAAGAAGGGTGACATAGTCCTTTGTCATTTTCTTGCCGATGACTCTTGGTATCGAGCAATG GTTGTCAATACACCTCGGGGACCAGTTGAATCTCCAAAGGACAAATTTGAGGTGTTTTACATTGATTATGGTAACCAAGAAGAAGTAACATTCAGTCAGTTACGACCTCTTGATCCATCTGTTTCTTCTGCACCCGGTCTTGCTCAATTGTGCAGCCTTGCATACATTAAGGTTCCAAACTTGGAAGAGGATTTCGGCCAAGAAGCAGCCGAATATTTGAGCGAACTCACTTTGAGCAGTGGAAAAGAGTTCAGGGCCAAGGTTGAAGACAAAGATATTTCTGGTGGAAAAACTAAAGGTCAGGGTACCGGATCAGTCCTCGCAGTTACACTAGTTGCCGTGGACGCCGAGATCAGTGTTAATGCTGCTATGCTAgag CAAGGACTTGGTAGGATAGAGAAAAGAAGCAGGTGGGACAAAAAAGATAGGCAGCTAGCCCTTGATAATTTGGAGCAGTTCCAGAGTGAAGCGAAGACTAGCCGTCACGGAATTTGGCAGTATGGAGACATTCAATCTGACGATGAAGACTCCGCTCCTCCTCCAAGAAAGGCCGGCGGCCGGAGATAA
- the LOC112708035 gene encoding uncharacterized protein — protein sequence MDAVDYCIRRRLKQKLQHQLNQLAGETPQEPIHYDPLIPMMKVEAQEGGFMIKVVSERNCKGLLEFILEAFQDLGLDVLHARVSSVDTFSLETFGVKENNEDTRYMDAQSVEQAVSQAIQKWKKVN from the exons ATGGATGCGGTGGATTATTGTATACGACGCCGTTTAAAGCAAAAGTTGCAACATCAACTGAACCAACTAGCAGGAGAAACACCACAAGAACCCATTCACTATGATCCATTAATTCCTATG ATGAAAGTTGAGGCACAAGAAGGGGGGTTCATGATAAAGGTGGTGAGTGAAAGGAATTGCAAGGGTTTGCTTGAGTTCATATTGGAAGCCTTTCAAGATCTGGGTCTTGATGTGCTGCATGCTAGGGTTTCTTCTGTTGACACTTTTTCTCTTGAAACATTTGGAGTTAAA GAGAACAATGAAGACACACGGTACATGGATGCACAATCAGTTGAACAAGCGGTGTCTCAAGCTATTCAGAAATGGAAGAAAGTGAATTAA
- the LOC112708036 gene encoding (+)-neomenthol dehydrogenase-like isoform X1 encodes MGHKEKSKERKEKRLHEISLLRTIPYSEHQRWWSKETIAVVTGGNRGIGFEISRQLLDHGVTVVLTSRDASVGIESMKVLQEGGLDHVDCHQLDVLDSSSINEFAEWLKEKYGGLDILVNNAGVNFNHGSDNSVENAKKVIDTNYYGTKSMIEAMIPLMKASSAGGRIVNVSSRLGRLNGKRNSMIQRIENEELREKLSNVETLTEELIDETLTKFLQQVEEGSWAQGGWPQTFTDYSVSKLAVNAYTRLMAKKLFERPEGQKIYINCYCPGWVKTALTGYAGSVTVEQGADTGVWLSLLPEIAITGKFFAERREINF; translated from the exons ATGGGGCACAAAGAAAAATCTAAGGAACGAAAAGAGAAGAGATTGCATGAGATATCATTGTTGAGGACCATTCCTTATTCTGAACACCAAAG GTGGTGGTCAAAGGAAACCATTGCTGTGGTAACTGGTGGGAATAGAGGAATTGGGTTTGAGATTTCAAGACAACTTCTTGATCATGGAGTAACTGTTGTGTTGACATCAAGAGATGCAAGTGTTGGTATTGAATCAATGAAGGTCTTGCAAGAAGGTGGTCTTGATCATGTGGATTGTCACCAGCTTGATGTCTTAGATTCTTCATCTATCAATGAATTTGCTGAATGGTTGAAGGAAAAATATGGTGGTTTAGATATTCTG GTAAACAACGCTGGAGTAAATTTCAATCATGGGTCTGATAACTCAGTTGAAAATGCTAAGAAGGTTATTGATACAAATTATTATGGAACAAAgagtatgattgaagctatgATTCCTCTCATGAAAGCATCCTCTGCTGGTGGCAGGATTGTAAATGTCAGCTCTCGCTTAGGTCGTCTAAATGGCAAACGAAAT AGTATGATACAGAGAATAGAGAATGAAGAATTGAGGGAGAAACTAAGTAATGTGGAAACCCTAACAGAGGAATTGATTGATGAAACCCTAACCAAATTCCTACAACAAGTGGAAGAAGGGAGTTGGGCCCAAGGAGGGTGGCCTCAAACATTCACTGACTATTCAGTTTCAAAGCTTGCAGTGAATGCATACACAAGGCTTATGGCAAAGAAGCTTTTTGAGAGGCCAGAGGGCCAAAAGATTTACATCAATTGCTATTGTCCTGGTTGGGTCAAAACCGCCCTCACCGGCTACGCCGGAAGCGTCACCGTCGAACAAGGTGCTGATACCGGTGTCTGGCTCTCCCTTCTTCCTGAGATTGCCATCACTGGCAAGTTCTTTGCAGAAAGAAGGGAGATTAACTTTTAA
- the LOC112708036 gene encoding (+)-neomenthol dehydrogenase-like isoform X2, with translation MGHKEKSKERKEKRLHEISLLRTIPYSEHQRWWSKETIAVVTGGNRGIGFEISRQLLDHGVTVVLTSRDASVGIESMKVLQEGGLDHVDCHQLDVLDSSSINEFAEWLKEKYGGLDILVNNAGVNFNHGSDNSVENAKKVIDTNYYGTKSMIEAMIPLMKASSAGGRIVNVSSRLGRLNGKRNRIENEELREKLSNVETLTEELIDETLTKFLQQVEEGSWAQGGWPQTFTDYSVSKLAVNAYTRLMAKKLFERPEGQKIYINCYCPGWVKTALTGYAGSVTVEQGADTGVWLSLLPEIAITGKFFAERREINF, from the exons ATGGGGCACAAAGAAAAATCTAAGGAACGAAAAGAGAAGAGATTGCATGAGATATCATTGTTGAGGACCATTCCTTATTCTGAACACCAAAG GTGGTGGTCAAAGGAAACCATTGCTGTGGTAACTGGTGGGAATAGAGGAATTGGGTTTGAGATTTCAAGACAACTTCTTGATCATGGAGTAACTGTTGTGTTGACATCAAGAGATGCAAGTGTTGGTATTGAATCAATGAAGGTCTTGCAAGAAGGTGGTCTTGATCATGTGGATTGTCACCAGCTTGATGTCTTAGATTCTTCATCTATCAATGAATTTGCTGAATGGTTGAAGGAAAAATATGGTGGTTTAGATATTCTG GTAAACAACGCTGGAGTAAATTTCAATCATGGGTCTGATAACTCAGTTGAAAATGCTAAGAAGGTTATTGATACAAATTATTATGGAACAAAgagtatgattgaagctatgATTCCTCTCATGAAAGCATCCTCTGCTGGTGGCAGGATTGTAAATGTCAGCTCTCGCTTAGGTCGTCTAAATGGCAAACGAAAT AGAATAGAGAATGAAGAATTGAGGGAGAAACTAAGTAATGTGGAAACCCTAACAGAGGAATTGATTGATGAAACCCTAACCAAATTCCTACAACAAGTGGAAGAAGGGAGTTGGGCCCAAGGAGGGTGGCCTCAAACATTCACTGACTATTCAGTTTCAAAGCTTGCAGTGAATGCATACACAAGGCTTATGGCAAAGAAGCTTTTTGAGAGGCCAGAGGGCCAAAAGATTTACATCAATTGCTATTGTCCTGGTTGGGTCAAAACCGCCCTCACCGGCTACGCCGGAAGCGTCACCGTCGAACAAGGTGCTGATACCGGTGTCTGGCTCTCCCTTCTTCCTGAGATTGCCATCACTGGCAAGTTCTTTGCAGAAAGAAGGGAGATTAACTTTTAA
- the LOC112708039 gene encoding uncharacterized protein At4g14100: MATNKPNSAPPFLHLLLLLLNLLPLPISSSRNPKESPVPIPADWPHQFHSVLFMNRSGALQKIDLWYDWINGRNLNIIQEQLDDVILYDAEWNNGTSFQFSVDPAEAKCDVFQLEVGILRPNWLDGANYLGQETVDNFVCNVWEKADFIVYYEDVASNRPVKWIFYSGYTAHVMTFEVGAVLDDPNWQAPLYCFTDENEKQTRRKRIRKRSRSSSSFGRLMRRMAYSAHDHMEL, translated from the exons ATGGCCACTAATAAACCCAATTCAGCACCGCCATTTCTCcacctccttctccttctcctcaaTCTGCTTCCACTTCCAATTTCATCATCACGAAACCCTAAAGAATCTCCAGTTCCAATTCCAGCAGATTGGCCGCACCAATTCCACTCCGTGCTGTTCATGAACAGAAGCGGAGCACTGCAAAAGATTGACCTATGGTACGACTGGATCAATGGGCGCAACTTGAACATCATTCAAGAACAGCTCGATGACGTCATCCTGTACGACGCCGAGTGGAACAACGGCACGTCGTTTCAGTTCAGTGTCGATCCAGCTGAGGCGAAATGCGACGTGTTCCAACTGGAGGTTGGGATCCTGAGGCCCAATTGGCTGGACGGTGCTAACTACTTGGGGCAGGAGACGGTTGATAATTTTGTTTGCAATGTTTGGGAGAAAGCTGATTTCATTGTTTACTATGAGGATGTTGCTTCTAACAGACCTGTTAAGTGGATCTTCTACTCAG GATACACTGCTCATGTGATGACATTTGAGGTTGGAGCAGTTCTTGATGATCCAAATTGGCAAGCTCCTCTGTATTGTTTCACTGATGAGAATGAGAagcaaacaagaagaaaaagaataagaaaaagaagtagAAGCAGCTCCTCTTTTGGGAGGTTGATGAGGAGGATGGCTTACTCTGCACATGATCATATGGAATTATGA
- the LOC140174759 gene encoding protein FAR1-RELATED SEQUENCE 5-like translates to MRKLTWIYMDEDDTNVEPMFDYHGFDEGYNIDSLEDIGMIEFWNIRDEDVCHFDFSDVDIAFEFYNRYARTRGFSARKNRTRKSRAGALKLKNFVCHREGFRPPNNYGIGNLKRKPTPETRCGCSAMMEIRVDAPSGRWFISYFSDEHNHPLLDPRLTGLLPGHRFMSEADIGHMVNMKKGGISVGQIYRALANQAGGYEYLFHAKGHVVATTTEGGNEWEAPVSVITDGDLLMKFAIEKEFPNAHHRLCAWHLIRNATSNIGKPQFTSVFRKCMLGDYEIDVFRQKWFEMVEGFGVENKNWVLDMYKKRHSWATAHIRRKFFAGFRTTSRCEGLNLIIAKYVNSRYNLVEFIQHFNRCVDHIRWKEVQADLASVNGRPSMQTCFQQLERSDANVYTLSIFHMFQPIFVRAASMKVINMRQTGSYVIYSVGLDQTPNEMWRVFYTKKLI, encoded by the exons ATGAGGAAGTTGACGTGGATTTATATGGATGAGGACGACACAAATGTGGAACCAATGTTCGATTATCACGGCTTCGATGAAGGGTATAACATTGACTCACTCGAAGACATTGGGATGATTGAATTTTGGAACATCAGGGATGAAGATGTATGTCATTTTGACTTTTCTGATGTCGACATTGCATTTGAGTTCTACAATAGATATGCAAGGACAAGAGGCTTTAGTGCTCGGAAGAACAGGACTAGGAAGAGTCGTGCGGGCGCACTTAAGTTGAAGAATTTTGTATGTCATCGTGAAGGATTTAGACCGCCAAATAATTACGGCATCGGAAACCTTAAGAGAAAACCTACACCTGAGACAAGGTGTGGCTGCAGTGCAATGATGGAGATTCGTGTAGATGCACCTAGCGGTCGttggtttatttcttatttttctgaTGAACACAATCATCCGCTTCTGGATCCTCGGTTGACTGGATTGCTCCCTGGGCATAGATTCATGTCCGAAGCTGATATTGGCCACATGGTTAACATGAAAAAGGGTGGGATTAGTGTTGGGCAGATATATCGGGCATTAGCAAATCAGGCAGGTGGCTACGAGTATCTCTTTCACGCAAAGGGACAT GTGGTTGCTACAACAACTGAAGGTGGCAATGAATGGGAAGCACCTGTTTCGGTGATCACGGATGGTGATCTATTAATGAAGTTCGCCATTGAGAAAGAGTTTCCTAATGCACATCATAGATTATGTGCATGGCATCTGATTCGCAACGCAACAAGTAACATTGGCAAGCCCCAGTTTACATCCGTGTTTAGAAAGTGTATGCTAGGCGActatgaaattgatgtatttcgTCAAAAGTGGTTTGAAATGGTTGAGGGATTTGGTGTCGAAAACAAGAATTGGGTCCTAGATATGtataaaaagagacattcatggGCAACTGCACATATAAGAAGGAAGTTTTTTGCTGGTTTTCGGACTACTTCTCGGTGCGAGGGATTAAACTTGATCATTGCAAAGTATGTCAACTCAAGGTACAATCTGGTTGAGTTTATTCAACACTTTAATCGTTGTGTCGACCATATAAGGTGGAAAGAGGTCCAGGCTGACCTCGCCTCTGTGAATGGGAGACCCAGTATGCAAACCTGTTTTCAACAGTTAGAGAGGAGTGATGCCAATGTTTACACCCTATCAATATTTCATATGTTCCAACCAATCTTTGTACGGGCTGCATCAATGAAGGTAATAAATATGAGGCAAACTGGCTCTTATGTGATTTACTCTGTCGGTTTGGACCAAACGCCAAATGAGATGTGGCGTGTATTCTACACCAAAAAATTGATTTGA
- the LOC112708037 gene encoding uncharacterized protein, whose protein sequence is MGQQKTSTNSSSMLDLTVVVHSSKSTKTSDLTGIMPIQLKKLFHLDITREAITPPNGQSHVRVGAILPKWWTLVAFEPTASMMLTESQVAVAAYIFSDTLDPFEELVISDEKDYRSTFRCLVPERCVESRVINLVALMMTRIFRCRNEDPICWFMPTHFTRYVLSDKYTPAEVIFDFLGAYMSLKSSHVIRVFILICEELHWYSVIVDFTSRRLIILDSLPSVEKHQQRKRNAIKVATYLEAMLDDHIFNDDKSKVIDCSTFWLITPFGLPTQKNRSLMGMTKMMKMKMEEMQSRSNMKRRKGNKSIIFICSVFV, encoded by the exons ATGGGACAACAGAAAACTTCCACAAATAGTAGTTCCATGTTGGATCTTACTGTAGTTGTGCATTCTTCGAAAAGTACAAAAACTAGTGATCTTACTGGTATCATGCCAATTCAACTCAAGAAGTTATTCCACTTGGATATTACTCGTGAAGCTATAACTCCACCTAATGGACAATCACATGTTAGAGTAGGAGCTATACTGCCAAAG TGGTGGACACTTGTTGCATTTGAGCCTACTGCTTCGATGATGTTAACCGAATCTCAAGTAGCTGTTGCAGCCTATATTTTTTCGGATACGTTAGATCC TTTTGAAGAGTTGGTAATCTCAGATGAAAAAGATTACAGAAGTACATTTAGATGTCTTGTCCCAGAGAGATGTGTCGAATCACGA GTTATAAATCTGGTGGCACTTATGATGACACGTATATTTCGATGTAGGAATGAAGATCCAATTTGCTGGTTCATGCCTACACATTTTACA CGATATGTTTTAAGCGACAAATATACACCGGCAGAGGTTATCTTTGATTTTCTTGGAGCATATATGTCACTGAAAAGTAGCCACGTCATTAGG GTGTTTATCCTTATCTGTGAGGAACTACATTGGTATTCAGTTATTGTTGACTTTACGAGTCGTCGCCTAATCATATTGGATTCACTGCCTTCTGTCGAAAAACATCAACAACGCAAAAGGAACGCAATTAAAGTG GCAACTTATTTAGAAGCGATGTTAGATGATCATATTTTTAATGATGATAAGTCTAAAGTTATAGATTGCTCCACCTTTTGGCTTATCACACCTTTTGGCCTACCCACTCAAAAAAATAGATC ATTGATGGGCATGACCaaaatgatgaagatgaagatggagGAGATGCAATCAAGATCGAATATGAAGagaagaaaaggaaataaaagcatTATCTTTATATGTAGTGTCTTTGTCTAA